One Littorina saxatilis isolate snail1 linkage group LG12, US_GU_Lsax_2.0, whole genome shotgun sequence genomic region harbors:
- the LOC138982524 gene encoding high mobility group nucleosome-binding domain-containing protein 5-like, with protein sequence MKEEEEEEKEEKERKEEVMRREENDEEEEEDDEEDDEEEENDDDEEDDEEEEENDEEEEENDEEDDEEEEENDEEEEENDDDEEDDEEEEEENDEEEEENDEEEEENDDDEEDDEENDEEEEENDDDEEDDEEEEENDEGEEENDDDEEDDEEEEENDEEDDNEEEDDDEENREEEEEEEEEEEEDEEEINAKIAKG encoded by the exons atgaaagaggaagaggaggaggagaaggaggagaaagaaaggaaagaagaggTGATGA GAAGAGAGGAGAATgacgaggaggaagaggaggatgaCGAGGAGgatgacgaggaggaggagaatgACGATGACGAGGAGgatgacgaggaggaggaggagaatgacgaggaggaagaggagaatGACGAGGAGgatgacgaggaggaggaggagaatgacgaggaggaagaggagaatGACGATGACGAGGAGgatgacgaggaggaggaggaggagaatgacgaggaggaggaggagaatgacgaggaggaagaggagaatGACGATGACGAGGAGGATGACGAGGAGAATgacgaggaggaagaggagaatGACGATGACGAGGAGgatgacgaggaggaggaggagaatgacgagggggaggaggagaatGACGATGACGAGGAGgatgacgaggaggaggaggagaatgaCGAGGAGGATGACAATGAGGAGGAAGATGACGATGAGGAGAatagggaggaggaggaggaggaggaggaggaggaggaggaggacgaggaggagaTAAATGCAAAGATAGCGAAAGGTTGA